The following proteins come from a genomic window of Deinococcus depolymerans:
- the zapE gene encoding cell division protein ZapE, whose product MIDLSARNPALHPEQLTRDLTPSHRYQQVRLDTYAPNPAYPSQAEARTAVQAFLRGAQVRPGGFRLFRRAKPEGRGLYLDGGFGVGKTHLLASAYHAAQGERAIMSFQDLMYIIGALGMTRAVDAFRQHDLLLIDEFELDDPGNTHMANTFLGQLMPGGTSVIATSNTEPGALGQGRFNASDFQRQIQGIADRFDTHRIDGPDYRQRGVRPEDTLGRDEYARWEARQNPATLARLTHRDLSRHLLLVHPSRFGRLLEGVQAVAVTDLTPMPDQNVALRFVHFIDKLYDLGLPAAFTGTSLTGLFSDTYRHGAYAKKYSRCLSRLSELLQEARLP is encoded by the coding sequence GTGATTGACCTGAGCGCCCGCAACCCCGCCCTGCACCCCGAGCAGCTCACCCGTGACCTGACGCCCAGCCACCGCTACCAGCAGGTGCGGCTCGACACGTACGCCCCCAATCCCGCCTACCCCAGCCAGGCCGAGGCCCGCACCGCCGTGCAGGCCTTCCTGCGCGGCGCGCAGGTCCGTCCCGGCGGGTTCCGCCTGTTCCGCCGCGCCAAACCCGAGGGACGCGGCCTGTACCTCGACGGGGGCTTCGGGGTGGGCAAGACCCACCTGCTGGCCAGCGCGTACCACGCCGCGCAGGGCGAACGCGCCATCATGAGCTTCCAGGACCTGATGTACATCATCGGGGCGCTCGGCATGACCCGCGCCGTGGACGCCTTCCGCCAGCACGACCTGCTGCTGATCGACGAGTTCGAACTCGACGACCCGGGCAACACCCACATGGCGAACACCTTCCTGGGGCAGCTGATGCCCGGCGGGACCAGCGTCATCGCCACCAGCAACACCGAACCCGGCGCGCTGGGCCAGGGCCGCTTCAACGCCAGCGACTTCCAGCGGCAGATTCAGGGCATCGCCGACCGTTTCGACACGCACCGCATCGACGGTCCCGACTACCGCCAGCGCGGCGTGCGCCCCGAAGACACCCTCGGCCGCGACGAGTACGCCCGCTGGGAGGCCCGGCAGAACCCCGCCACGCTGGCCCGCCTGACGCACCGCGACCTGAGCCGCCACCTGCTGCTGGTCCACCCCAGCCGCTTCGGGCGGCTGCTGGAGGGCGTGCAGGCCGTCGCTGTCACCGACCTGACCCCCATGCCCGACCAGAACGTCGCGCTGCGCTTCGTGCACTTCATCGACAAGCTGTACGACCTGGGCCTGCCCGCCGCGTTCACCGGCACCAGCCTCACGGGCCTGTTCAGCGACACGTACCGGCACGGCGCGTACGCCAAGAAGTACAGCCGCTGCCTGTCGCGCCTGTCCGAACTGCTGCAAGAAGCCCGTCTGCCCTGA
- a CDS encoding cupin domain-containing protein, giving the protein MNPYKVSQSDTTHGPDGEHHLVTGQHARMRLWHREEPNADKPQSTNPYETLGYVIEGRADLIIDGQTIPLQPGDSYRVPAGTPHTYRITQTLTAVEVTTPGRDQ; this is encoded by the coding sequence ATGAACCCCTACAAGGTCAGCCAGAGCGACACCACCCACGGCCCGGACGGCGAACACCACCTCGTGACCGGGCAGCACGCCCGCATGCGCCTGTGGCACCGCGAGGAACCCAACGCCGACAAACCCCAGAGCACCAACCCCTACGAGACGCTCGGGTACGTCATCGAGGGCCGCGCCGACCTGATCATCGACGGGCAGACCATTCCCCTCCAGCCCGGCGACTCCTACCGCGTGCCGGCCGGCACGCCGCACACGTACCGCATCACGCAGACCCTCACCGCCGTCGAGGTCACCACGCCCGGCCGCGACCAGTAA
- a CDS encoding sugar nucleotide-binding protein — MTRPWLVTGLTGTLAPHVAHALQAQGHTVTGWDRHTTPADDSPAARAHLHALNPQGILHLALGSEAWAATLAAHAHATGIPFVHTSTAMVYSAQAGGPHHPTQPAQPDSDYGHHKARTEHAIRAANPHAVIARIGWQIHLTATGNNMTQQLQAQHDQNGVIRASRHWIPATSFMTDTAHALAALAQDGTGGTVHLDSNAHDALTFPELVRGLARHLNRDWVIEATDDYTHDQRLVDDTTRLPSLRERLGLN, encoded by the coding sequence ATGACCCGACCCTGGCTCGTCACCGGCCTCACCGGCACCCTCGCCCCACACGTCGCCCACGCCCTGCAAGCCCAGGGACACACCGTCACCGGCTGGGACCGCCACACCACCCCCGCCGACGACAGCCCCGCCGCCCGCGCCCACCTGCACGCCCTGAACCCCCAGGGCATCCTGCACCTCGCCCTGGGCAGCGAAGCCTGGGCCGCCACCCTCGCCGCACACGCCCACGCCACCGGCATCCCCTTCGTCCACACCAGCACCGCCATGGTCTACAGCGCCCAGGCCGGCGGCCCCCACCACCCCACCCAGCCTGCCCAGCCCGACAGCGACTACGGCCACCACAAGGCCCGCACCGAACACGCCATCCGCGCCGCCAACCCCCACGCCGTCATCGCCCGCATCGGCTGGCAGATCCACCTCACCGCCACCGGCAACAACATGACCCAGCAACTCCAGGCACAACACGACCAGAACGGCGTTATTCGCGCCAGCCGGCACTGGATTCCCGCCACCTCGTTCATGACCGACACCGCCCACGCCCTCGCAGCCCTCGCGCAGGACGGCACCGGCGGGACCGTCCACCTGGACAGCAACGCCCACGACGCCCTGACCTTCCCGGAACTCGTGCGCGGCCTCGCACGGCACCTGAACCGCGACTGGGTGATCGAGGCAACGGACGACTACACGCACGACCAGCGGCTCGTGGACGACACCACCCGCCTGCCCAGCCTGCGCGAACGCCTCGGGCTGAACTGA
- a CDS encoding diguanylate cyclase, with protein sequence MQPLPNDLPSKRFSRRDGLPGTQVHALTCDHQGRYWFAGSSGLASYDGVSVRRYQQRDGLSTHGLRALAARADAPHELLVGGDAGVDLLDVREIGPPRAQPLLTTPTWTGGRVETLLPDPDAGGGLWIGTASGLYRWEPGGTVQAVTDPALARQQITALVRSGPLIWAATQSGALRGHPAPGTDTGGGWRDPPVALPREAITALSVAPDGTLFIGGHTHLTELSPDGTVRARLPLPAPATALLFQPPTGTHPAELWVAAAAQLLTFRRGAAGWQAHGPPLAEGRVNALHGDSFGNVWAATDSRGVLRVSALRRVYLRPRMPLPQAAYSVRPSGAHAWLIGTEQALWRLEENSAPHAGWQGGVVAELPAVWDTLELASGERWFATQQGVWRAAPGQSPQPVAPADPEATAPARALLHLHGTLWIGTVRGLLSVPLDGPPGSPVTLRRHLSGGTPLGYVYTLCAGHDGTLWIGTLGQGLWHAPDGQLRRLSLPVPDLLSDTGNVYALAPCDNGDLIAVQDNRVLRLGRGGGRVLARSEEAVAGWTVLVQGDRLWVGGSDGLTEYDAHSGERRRQSNWPGADSWEFTTSRSLAARPGALLCGLNTGLLLIDLTELGNLTVPPQPTLAALTFRPGPAPLPPEVARASGAGPHTLPQGHWGLEVWPACPWYLDEDTLQLRHRLLGWEAEWSAPHPPGPIQYQSLPAGRYTLQVQAFAPLTGWGDPQALLRLHVQPPRWQRRVRSLLETLTGPLLQTRRLRRQNLALEQRVLERTREVERAHDALLSANRELQTLSLTDALTGVANRRHFDGAWQQAAAQVPLGHAVTLALLDIDHFKGFNDTYGHQEGDRCLQRVAGALRGALRGPGDLLARYGGEEFAVILPGESPQDAAGVIERLRRNVEALGIPNAASPFGTVTVSVGAVSVTSGAAGQPGDWIALADQSLYRAKHAGRNRSVHDLH encoded by the coding sequence GTGCAACCACTGCCGAACGACCTGCCCAGCAAACGCTTCAGCCGCCGCGACGGCCTGCCCGGCACGCAGGTCCACGCGCTGACATGCGACCACCAGGGCCGCTACTGGTTCGCGGGGTCCAGCGGCCTGGCCAGTTACGACGGCGTGAGCGTCCGGCGGTACCAGCAGCGCGACGGGCTCTCCACCCACGGCCTGCGCGCCCTGGCCGCCCGCGCCGACGCGCCCCACGAACTGCTCGTCGGCGGGGACGCCGGCGTGGACCTTCTGGACGTCCGCGAGATCGGCCCGCCGCGCGCGCAGCCCCTGCTGACCACCCCCACCTGGACTGGCGGGCGCGTCGAGACGCTGCTGCCCGACCCGGACGCCGGCGGCGGCCTGTGGATCGGCACGGCGTCCGGCCTGTACCGCTGGGAACCCGGCGGGACCGTGCAGGCCGTCACCGACCCGGCCCTGGCCCGGCAGCAGATCACCGCGCTGGTCCGCAGCGGCCCGCTGATCTGGGCCGCCACGCAGAGCGGCGCCCTGCGCGGCCACCCCGCCCCCGGCACGGACACGGGCGGCGGGTGGCGCGACCCGCCCGTCGCGCTGCCACGCGAGGCGATCACCGCGCTGAGCGTCGCCCCGGACGGCACGCTGTTCATCGGCGGGCACACCCACCTGACCGAACTGTCCCCCGACGGGACCGTGCGCGCCCGCCTGCCGCTGCCCGCCCCCGCCACCGCCCTGCTGTTCCAGCCGCCCACCGGGACCCACCCGGCGGAACTGTGGGTCGCGGCGGCCGCGCAGCTGCTGACCTTCCGGCGCGGCGCGGCCGGCTGGCAGGCGCACGGCCCGCCGCTGGCCGAGGGCCGCGTGAACGCCCTGCACGGCGACTCCTTCGGGAACGTCTGGGCCGCCACCGATAGCCGAGGCGTGCTGCGGGTCAGTGCGCTGCGCCGCGTGTACCTCCGGCCGCGCATGCCGCTCCCGCAGGCCGCGTACTCGGTGCGGCCCAGCGGCGCGCACGCCTGGCTGATCGGCACCGAGCAGGCGCTGTGGCGCCTCGAGGAGAACAGCGCCCCCCACGCCGGCTGGCAGGGCGGCGTGGTCGCCGAACTGCCGGCCGTGTGGGACACGCTGGAACTCGCGTCCGGCGAGCGGTGGTTCGCCACGCAGCAGGGCGTGTGGCGCGCCGCGCCCGGCCAGTCCCCGCAGCCGGTCGCGCCGGCCGATCCCGAAGCGACCGCCCCGGCCCGCGCGCTGCTGCACCTGCACGGCACCCTGTGGATCGGGACGGTCCGGGGCCTGCTCAGCGTGCCGCTGGACGGCCCGCCCGGCAGCCCCGTCACGCTGCGCCGCCACCTGAGCGGCGGGACGCCCCTGGGGTACGTGTACACCCTGTGCGCCGGGCACGACGGCACCCTGTGGATCGGCACGCTCGGACAGGGCCTGTGGCACGCGCCGGACGGCCAGCTGCGCCGCCTGAGCCTGCCCGTCCCGGACCTGCTCAGCGACACCGGGAACGTGTACGCCCTGGCCCCCTGCGACAACGGCGACCTGATCGCCGTGCAGGACAACCGCGTGCTGCGCCTCGGGCGTGGCGGGGGGCGCGTGCTGGCACGCAGCGAGGAGGCCGTGGCCGGCTGGACGGTCCTGGTGCAGGGCGACCGGCTGTGGGTGGGCGGCAGTGACGGCCTGACCGAGTACGACGCCCACAGCGGCGAGCGGCGCCGCCAGAGCAACTGGCCCGGCGCGGACAGCTGGGAATTCACCACCAGCCGCAGCCTCGCCGCCCGGCCCGGCGCGCTGCTGTGCGGCCTGAACACCGGCCTGCTGCTGATCGACCTGACGGAACTCGGGAACCTGACCGTCCCCCCGCAGCCCACCCTGGCCGCCCTGACCTTCCGGCCCGGCCCGGCCCCGCTGCCACCGGAAGTCGCGCGGGCCAGCGGGGCCGGGCCGCACACCCTGCCGCAGGGCCACTGGGGCCTGGAAGTCTGGCCCGCCTGCCCCTGGTACCTCGACGAGGACACCCTGCAGCTACGCCACCGCCTGCTCGGCTGGGAAGCCGAGTGGTCCGCGCCCCACCCGCCGGGCCCCATCCAGTACCAGTCGCTGCCCGCCGGACGCTACACCCTGCAGGTGCAGGCCTTCGCGCCCCTGACCGGCTGGGGCGACCCGCAGGCGCTGCTGCGCCTGCACGTGCAGCCGCCCCGCTGGCAGCGGCGCGTGCGGAGCCTCCTCGAGACGCTGACCGGCCCGCTGCTGCAGACCCGTCGCCTGCGCCGGCAGAACCTCGCGCTGGAACAGCGGGTCCTGGAACGCACCCGCGAGGTCGAACGCGCCCACGACGCACTCCTGAGCGCCAACCGGGAACTGCAGACCCTGTCGCTGACCGACGCGCTGACCGGCGTGGCCAACCGCCGTCACTTCGACGGGGCGTGGCAGCAGGCGGCCGCGCAGGTCCCGCTCGGGCACGCGGTCACGCTGGCACTGCTGGACATCGACCACTTCAAGGGCTTCAACGACACCTACGGGCACCAGGAGGGCGACCGCTGCCTGCAGCGGGTGGCGGGCGCACTGCGCGGCGCGCTGCGCGGCCCCGGGGACCTGCTCGCCCGCTACGGCGGCGAGGAGTTCGCGGTGATCCTGCCGGGCGAGTCGCCCCAGGACGCCGCCGGCGTGATCGAGCGGCTGCGGCGCAACGTCGAGGCGCTGGGCATCCCGAACGCCGCGTCGCCGTTCGGGACGGTCACGGTCAGCGTGGGGGCCGTGAGTGTCACGTCCGGCGCGGCCGGCCAGCCCGGCGACTGGATCGCCCTGGCCGACCAGTCCCTGTACCGCGCCAAGCACGCGGGCCGCAACCGCAGCGTTCACGACCTTCACTGA
- a CDS encoding IS630 family transposase (programmed frameshift), with product MPGWQPTHYSRAQLEERRLAALAWIERGTHRNQEIANHFGVSVHTIYTWKARLRRNGGLKATIASGATSRLTAAQHEQLRTFLREGAVHHGFPDPTWTTRRVTDLIGRHFDVWYHHDHVRKILRQLGFTPQMPDGRAAERNELRIASWKEQVAPELEKKVAEGATLVYLDEVGFSLKGVRRRTWSTRGVTPLVTLPANWEKLSTIGAITSDGRFFQQTKSGAIRSGDVIRFFQHLLRHVQGEIVVVLDNAGIHRAKATQAFVETHERLSLVFLPPYAPELNPIELVWAYVKRNVLGNFCARSVSELKAKLVTAWQRVRYIDLPRQLMNANLCRYQ from the exons ATGCCTGGTTGGCAACCGACCCACTACTCCCGCGCTCAACTCGAGGAGCGCCGCCTCGCCGCTCTCGCATGGATTGAACGCGGAACCCATCGGAACCAGGAGATTGCGAATCACTTCGGTGTCTCCGTCCATACGATCTACACCTGGAAAGCACGACTACGCCGCAATGGTGGCCTGAAGGCCACCATTGCCAGTGGCGCAACCTCGCGGCTCACAGCGGCACAACACGAACAATTGCGCACCTTCCTGCGGGAGGGTGCGGTGCACCACGGGTTCCCTGATCCGACGTGGACGACACGTCGGGTCACTGATCTGATCGGACGTCACTTTGACGTGTGGTATCACCACGACCACGTCCGAAAAATCCTTCGCCAGTTGGGTTTCACGCCGCAAATGCCGGATGGGCGGGCGGCAGAGCGCAATGAACTCCGGATCGCGTCCTGGAAAGAACAGGTCGCACCGGAGTTG GAAAAAAAGGTCGCTGAGGGCGCGACCCTGGTGTATCTGGATGAGGTCGGGTTCTCGCTGAAAGGCGTACGACGGCGCACGTGGTCGACCAGGGGCGTCACGCCCCTGGTCACGCTCCCGGCCAATTGGGAGAAACTCTCGACCATCGGTGCGATCACGTCGGATGGGCGGTTCTTCCAGCAGACGAAGTCTGGGGCGATTCGTAGTGGGGACGTCATCCGATTCTTCCAGCACCTGCTCCGCCACGTTCAGGGGGAGATCGTGGTGGTGCTGGATAACGCCGGGATCCACCGGGCGAAGGCAACACAGGCGTTCGTGGAGACCCACGAACGCCTGTCGCTGGTGTTTTTGCCGCCCTATGCGCCGGAGTTGAACCCGATCGAGCTGGTGTGGGCATATGTGAAGCGCAATGTGCTGGGGAACTTCTGTGCCCGCTCGGTCTCGGAGCTGAAAGCAAAGCTTGTGACGGCTTGGCAGCGGGTTCGGTATATCGACTTGCCTCGTCAGCTTATGAATGCGAATCTATGCCGCTATCAATAG
- a CDS encoding DGQHR domain-containing protein, whose protein sequence is MLDYKENKGEFKFPCLSIKQPIGEFYLASMPFDILMAISYFDVRRIEREERAIESYLGIQRPLSTKRVQEIKKYVTNKDATFPSSIIISVDIENTAIDKVNKTMTLFTSDDSDLGADHIGKIARVLDGQHRLAGLEDYTGSNFEVPVSIFVGLDIADQAYIFSTVNLAQTKVNRSLAYDLYDYAKHRSPQKTAHNIAIALNEDPKSPFYERIKRLGVSDGITSEQTITQAAFVESLIRLISKDPMKDRDDALRNRRLIDYNDEKFAFRGDFIQGDDLKIAQIVNDYFQAVKLKYPDAWLDTSKGAVLSKTNAFMGLMRFLPTALRILKIKNLNQDVKGFSTIFDNWTLKSNDFTTERFKPGSSGASEIYRTLNNDILQNSKY, encoded by the coding sequence ATGCTAGATTACAAAGAAAATAAAGGCGAGTTTAAGTTTCCCTGCCTTTCCATAAAACAACCTATCGGAGAGTTCTACTTAGCTAGTATGCCATTCGATATCTTAATGGCTATTTCATATTTTGACGTCAGGCGCATCGAGAGAGAAGAGCGGGCAATAGAATCATATCTAGGCATACAACGCCCTTTAAGCACTAAAAGAGTTCAGGAAATAAAAAAATATGTAACAAACAAGGATGCAACTTTCCCCTCATCAATTATCATCTCTGTGGATATAGAAAACACAGCAATTGACAAAGTCAATAAAACCATGACGCTTTTTACGTCAGATGATTCGGATTTAGGAGCAGATCATATAGGAAAAATAGCCCGAGTATTAGATGGCCAACACAGGTTGGCAGGGCTAGAAGATTATACAGGGAGTAACTTTGAAGTCCCGGTGAGCATCTTTGTCGGCCTAGATATTGCGGATCAAGCATATATATTTTCCACTGTCAATCTTGCCCAAACGAAGGTCAATCGCAGTCTCGCATATGATCTTTATGATTATGCAAAACACAGAAGTCCTCAGAAAACAGCGCATAACATAGCTATTGCCTTGAATGAAGATCCAAAGTCGCCGTTTTATGAAAGAATTAAACGATTAGGGGTTAGCGACGGCATTACCAGTGAGCAGACTATTACCCAAGCAGCATTCGTCGAGTCCCTTATTCGACTAATCAGCAAAGATCCCATGAAAGATCGAGATGATGCATTAAGGAATAGGAGACTCATAGATTATAATGACGAAAAGTTCGCATTTAGGGGAGACTTTATTCAAGGCGACGATCTAAAAATCGCACAAATCGTCAATGATTACTTTCAGGCGGTCAAATTAAAATATCCAGATGCTTGGTTAGATACTTCTAAAGGCGCAGTACTTAGCAAAACCAATGCATTTATGGGCCTGATGAGATTTCTACCTACAGCCTTGCGAATCTTAAAAATTAAAAATCTTAACCAAGATGTCAAAGGGTTTTCTACAATATTTGATAACTGGACCCTAAAATCAAATGATTTTACCACAGAACGCTTTAAGCCGGGTTCAAGCGGAGCATCGGAAATATATAGAACACTGAACAATGATATCCTTCAGAATTCAAAATATTAG
- the dnaG gene encoding DNA primase yields the protein MGTKEEVRSRLNIAEVVGEYVRLTPAGKGRMKGLCPFHKEKSPSFQVDTDQGYFYCFGCKAGGDVFSFVQRTENLSFGDALRKLAERAGVQVEAKYGERSNRDLYDVNAFALAYFREHLTGAAGEGALAYLRRRGLTDATIEAFEIGFAPEGWDGLLKHARVKGLTERQLLEAGLLIENPESGRVYDRFRGRVMFPIRDHLGRLVGFGGRVLDDSKPKYLNTPETDAFRKGELLYGLDKARAGLGSGAELVVVEGYMDVITMHQHGFTGAVASLGTALTAEHATLLERLGAQSLVLLFDRDEAGLKATLSGLDQVLGAKFRVRATSVPSGKDPADTLLAGGDEQLRQAIGSGLDEVHYRVQAAIEKHGVSTSEGKRRILMELLPRMQNLDPLDEIAEGVRAAACETLGIKPEALMEWIASKAKRRTLTDTHLAGMSTARHEEDRELALLRQLLVDPSLRAKLDGSTPWRNDMVRNVMLALQGAPTPEGVLDLFRGQPEEQLLIRLMFEGRDAGSISRAHSQQYEQNVGAYAATAVDDIQVSMSIDALRAEVTHLKTQLTAAPPAQQLDMLRQIQELQRAIEAEKRSRRSA from the coding sequence ATGGGAACGAAAGAAGAGGTTCGTTCACGGCTGAACATTGCGGAGGTCGTGGGCGAGTACGTGCGCCTCACCCCGGCCGGGAAGGGCCGCATGAAGGGCCTGTGTCCGTTTCACAAGGAGAAGTCACCGTCGTTTCAGGTGGACACCGACCAGGGGTACTTCTACTGTTTCGGGTGCAAGGCGGGCGGGGACGTGTTCAGTTTCGTGCAGCGTACCGAGAACCTGAGTTTCGGGGACGCGCTGCGCAAGCTCGCGGAGCGGGCCGGGGTGCAGGTCGAGGCGAAGTACGGGGAGCGCAGCAACCGCGACCTGTACGACGTGAATGCCTTCGCACTCGCGTACTTCCGTGAGCACCTGACCGGCGCGGCGGGCGAGGGGGCCCTGGCGTACCTGCGGCGGCGCGGCCTGACGGACGCGACCATCGAGGCGTTCGAGATCGGCTTCGCGCCGGAGGGCTGGGACGGCCTGCTCAAGCACGCGCGCGTCAAGGGCCTGACCGAACGGCAGCTGCTGGAGGCCGGGCTGCTGATCGAGAACCCGGAATCCGGGCGGGTGTACGACCGGTTCCGTGGGCGGGTGATGTTCCCCATCCGTGATCACCTGGGGCGGCTGGTGGGGTTCGGCGGGCGGGTGCTGGACGACAGCAAGCCGAAGTACCTGAACACCCCGGAAACCGACGCGTTCCGCAAGGGCGAACTGCTGTACGGGCTGGACAAGGCCCGCGCGGGCCTGGGCAGCGGCGCGGAACTGGTGGTCGTGGAAGGGTACATGGACGTGATCACCATGCACCAGCACGGCTTCACCGGCGCGGTGGCGAGCCTGGGCACCGCGCTGACCGCCGAGCACGCCACGCTGCTCGAACGGCTGGGCGCGCAGAGTCTCGTGCTGCTGTTCGACCGTGACGAGGCGGGCCTGAAGGCCACGCTGTCCGGGCTGGATCAGGTGCTGGGGGCCAAGTTCCGCGTGCGGGCCACCAGCGTGCCCAGCGGCAAGGACCCGGCCGACACCCTGCTCGCGGGCGGCGACGAGCAGCTGCGGCAGGCGATCGGGAGCGGCCTGGACGAGGTGCATTACCGCGTGCAGGCCGCCATCGAGAAGCACGGGGTGAGCACCAGCGAGGGCAAGCGCCGCATCCTGATGGAACTGCTGCCACGCATGCAGAACCTCGACCCGCTCGACGAGATTGCCGAGGGGGTCCGCGCGGCGGCCTGCGAGACGCTGGGCATCAAGCCCGAGGCGCTCATGGAGTGGATCGCCAGCAAGGCCAAGCGCCGCACCCTGACCGACACGCACCTGGCGGGCATGAGTACCGCCCGGCACGAGGAGGACCGTGAACTGGCGCTGCTGCGGCAACTGCTGGTCGACCCCAGCCTGCGCGCGAAACTGGACGGCAGCACCCCGTGGCGCAACGACATGGTCCGCAACGTCATGCTGGCCCTGCAGGGCGCGCCCACGCCCGAGGGGGTGCTGGACCTGTTCCGGGGCCAGCCCGAGGAGCAGCTGCTGATCCGCCTGATGTTCGAGGGGCGTGACGCCGGCAGCATCAGCCGCGCGCACAGCCAGCAGTACGAGCAGAACGTCGGCGCGTACGCCGCGACCGCCGTGGACGACATTCAGGTCAGCATGAGCATCGACGCGCTGCGCGCCGAGGTCACGCACCTGAAAACGCAGCTCACGGCCGCGCCGCCCGCGCAGCAGCTCGACATGCTGCGCCAGATTCAGGAGTTGCAGCGGGCCATCGAGGCCGAGAAACGCAGCCGGCGCAGCGCGTAG
- a CDS encoding S4 domain-containing protein gives MKHKLSTLVAQARGGRVVRTPFLDSDDIDRRLLSGDDLNHKIAGGFPDARRVILTLHPAHIPEVDSGVQVYRVTPEDAAPHWDLQDFSVQLRRLGLDEAQLGDLREDRGDFLIATTGKAAQALEALTELGGRQVTVQPVGESAGKSSRVREVVVPSMRVDVVGAKGFGVSRAYFQQGIDGGKVRLNGAPARASSEIREGDSLSADGLGRIDFKRVVNETRRGNFKVELDVHK, from the coding sequence ATGAAGCACAAGCTCTCCACCCTGGTCGCGCAGGCCCGCGGAGGCCGGGTCGTCCGCACCCCCTTCCTGGACAGTGACGACATCGACCGCCGCCTGCTGAGCGGCGACGACCTGAACCACAAGATCGCCGGCGGGTTCCCCGACGCCCGGCGCGTGATCCTGACCCTGCACCCCGCCCATATTCCCGAGGTGGACAGCGGCGTGCAGGTGTACCGCGTGACGCCCGAAGACGCCGCGCCCCACTGGGACCTGCAGGACTTCAGCGTGCAGCTGCGCCGCCTGGGCCTCGACGAGGCGCAGCTCGGCGACCTGCGCGAGGACCGCGGGGACTTCCTGATCGCCACGACCGGCAAGGCCGCCCAGGCCCTCGAGGCCCTCACCGAACTCGGCGGCCGGCAGGTCACGGTGCAGCCCGTGGGAGAGAGCGCCGGCAAGAGCAGCCGGGTGCGCGAGGTCGTGGTGCCCTCCATGCGCGTGGACGTGGTCGGCGCCAAGGGCTTCGGCGTGAGCCGCGCGTACTTCCAGCAGGGCATCGACGGCGGCAAGGTCCGCCTGAACGGCGCCCCGGCCCGCGCCAGCAGCGAGATCCGCGAGGGCGACAGCCTCAGCGCCGACGGGCTGGGCCGCATCGACTTCAAACGCGTCGTGAACGAGACCCGGCGCGGGAACTTCAAAGTCGAACTCGACGTTCACAAGTGA
- a CDS encoding type 1 glutamine amidotransferase domain-containing protein yields the protein MTDQPLKGKTIAILATDGVEQVELVKPREALEAAGATTHLISLKPGQIQSMKGDMEPQARYDVDHTVTQANPSDYDGLLLPGGTVNPDKLRLDAYAMQFVRAFYDHGAPIAAICHGPWSLSETGISKGLKMTSWPSLKHELTLGGAEWVDQPVVVDRGIVTSRNPDDIPAFTEKMIEEFREGDHSSKR from the coding sequence ATGACCGACCAACCGCTGAAAGGCAAGACCATCGCCATCCTCGCCACCGACGGAGTCGAACAGGTCGAACTCGTGAAACCCCGCGAGGCCCTGGAGGCCGCCGGGGCCACCACCCACCTCATCAGCCTCAAGCCCGGGCAGATCCAGAGCATGAAAGGCGACATGGAACCCCAGGCCCGGTACGACGTGGACCACACCGTCACGCAGGCCAACCCCAGCGACTACGACGGCCTGCTGCTGCCCGGCGGCACCGTCAACCCCGACAAGCTGCGCCTGGACGCCTACGCCATGCAGTTCGTCCGCGCCTTCTACGACCACGGCGCGCCCATCGCCGCCATCTGCCACGGCCCCTGGAGCCTCAGCGAGACCGGCATCAGCAAGGGCCTGAAGATGACCAGCTGGCCCAGCCTGAAACACGAACTCACCCTCGGCGGCGCCGAATGGGTCGACCAGCCCGTCGTCGTGGACCGGGGCATCGTCACCAGCCGCAACCCCGACGACATCCCCGCCTTCACCGAGAAGATGATCGAAGAATTCCGGGAAGGCGACCACAGCAGCAAACGCTGA